The proteins below come from a single Ruegeria sp. THAF33 genomic window:
- a CDS encoding GntR family transcriptional regulator codes for MTLQDDPLQPGPQGNSAYQRLLDEIREGSLPPGERLREIELSERLGVSRTPVREAIRQLEADGLVTHIPRQGATVRSLDYAEVMELYEMRAVLEGTAARLAARAASDVELDELDVLNDRLAEAGTGPEAARINRIFHATLLDAAKNRFLAKSMLSLQKALLILGPSQLLDGDRAEAAVAEHRLIMAALKARDGAAAENEMRAHIHAAQRMRIRALQERDRTTDQTQ; via the coding sequence ATGACCCTGCAGGACGACCCGTTACAGCCAGGCCCACAAGGCAATTCCGCCTATCAGCGCCTGCTGGATGAGATTCGCGAAGGTAGCCTGCCGCCCGGCGAACGCCTGCGCGAGATAGAGTTGTCCGAGAGGTTGGGAGTTAGCCGCACGCCTGTGCGCGAAGCGATCCGACAGCTGGAAGCGGATGGCTTGGTAACACATATCCCCCGTCAAGGCGCGACGGTACGCAGCCTGGATTACGCCGAAGTGATGGAGCTCTATGAGATGCGCGCTGTGCTCGAGGGAACTGCGGCCCGTCTGGCGGCAAGGGCGGCGTCCGATGTCGAACTGGATGAGCTGGATGTGCTGAATGACCGGCTGGCCGAGGCAGGCACCGGCCCGGAGGCCGCGCGGATCAATCGGATTTTCCATGCGACGCTTCTGGATGCGGCCAAGAACCGGTTTCTGGCTAAATCCATGTTGTCTTTACAAAAGGCGTTGCTGATCCTGGGCCCGTCGCAATTGTTGGACGGCGACCGAGCCGAGGCCGCAGTAGCCGAACACCGCCTTATCATGGCCGCCTTGAAAGCCCGGGATGGCGCGGCGGCTGAAAATGAGATGCGCGCTCATATCCACGCAGCACAACGCATGCGCATTCGCGCCTTGCAGGAGCGCGACCGAACAACGGACCAAACTCAATAG
- a CDS encoding 4-oxalomesaconate tautomerase — protein sequence MTQTAIPYVFMRGGTSRGPYFRRSDLPEDLDTLAKVLIAALGAGQSLNIDGIGGGAAVTTKVAMLSVSEDDWADIDYFFAQVAVEDKLVDFKPTCGNILSGVAPAAIEMGLFEPQGDETEIRIRAVNTGARVVARIQTPGGRLTYEGDTGIAGVPGQSAPVQLSFMGVVGSATGAFLPTGNLRDTVQGIELTCMDVAMPMAIACAADFGLTGYESAEDLDANRAFFDRMEAVRIEAGERMGMGDVSKSVTPKFGLVAPAKAGGTLAVRYFMPWKTHPTMAVTGAQCMASCALTPGTVADGLLDRPTTSPAEVILEHASGTIDVLVDFTTENGFTVNAAGLVRTARKLADGHVYVPQSVWKGS from the coding sequence ATGACCCAAACAGCAATCCCATATGTATTCATGCGGGGCGGAACCTCTCGGGGCCCGTATTTCCGCCGCTCGGATCTGCCCGAGGATCTGGACACTTTGGCCAAAGTGCTGATCGCTGCCCTCGGGGCCGGGCAGTCGCTGAACATTGATGGTATCGGCGGTGGCGCGGCGGTCACGACCAAGGTCGCGATGCTGTCGGTCAGCGAGGATGACTGGGCCGATATCGACTATTTCTTCGCGCAGGTTGCGGTCGAGGATAAGTTGGTCGACTTCAAACCAACTTGCGGCAACATCCTGTCAGGTGTCGCCCCCGCTGCAATCGAAATGGGGTTGTTTGAGCCCCAAGGCGATGAAACCGAAATCCGTATCCGGGCGGTCAACACCGGGGCCCGTGTAGTGGCCCGGATTCAGACACCCGGGGGAAGGCTGACCTATGAGGGTGATACAGGCATTGCCGGGGTGCCCGGCCAATCTGCACCGGTGCAGCTGAGTTTCATGGGGGTGGTTGGGTCAGCAACCGGTGCTTTCCTGCCCACCGGCAACCTGCGTGACACAGTACAGGGGATCGAACTGACTTGCATGGACGTCGCTATGCCAATGGCCATTGCCTGCGCCGCAGATTTCGGACTGACGGGTTATGAAAGCGCCGAGGATCTGGACGCCAACCGCGCCTTTTTTGACCGGATGGAAGCCGTTCGGATCGAAGCCGGGGAACGGATGGGGATGGGGGATGTGTCCAAATCCGTGACCCCCAAATTCGGCCTTGTAGCTCCTGCCAAAGCGGGCGGAACGCTTGCAGTGCGGTATTTCATGCCGTGGAAGACCCACCCGACCATGGCGGTTACCGGTGCGCAGTGCATGGCGTCCTGCGCTTTGACGCCCGGCACGGTCGCGGACGGTTTGCTGGATCGCCCGACGACAAGCCCGGCTGAAGTCATATTGGAACATGCCTCGGGCACGATCGACGTATTGGTGGATTTCACCACTGAGAATGGGTTCACTGTAAACGCAGCAGGCTTGGTTCGTACCGCGCGCAAGTTGGCAGACGGCCATGTGTACGTTCCACAATCCGTGTGGAAAGGGAGTTGA
- a CDS encoding AbrB family transcriptional regulator yields MNLPLPFLFGPMSACLIAALAHAPMEGFGQVSVAARTILGVAVGASITPALFAELPKMAASIALVPFFILLIALVGVPFFRKIWGFDTTTAFYAAMPGGLQDMIIFGSEAGANPRTLSLIHGTRVLIIVTLAPLFLTVFYGAELTNPIGEPAHALPVHELALMVLAAFIGWKGGERIGLFGASILGPMILTAALSLGDFIHTRPPREAILAAQFFIGCGIGVKFVGVTWVELRKVVAAGCAYVVVLAVLAAAFTAVVTTLGLGKPVEAFLAFAPGGQAEMTVLAIVSGADLGFVITHHLTRIVLVIIGAPIAANLILRWSKPRG; encoded by the coding sequence ATGAATTTGCCCCTGCCCTTCCTGTTCGGCCCAATGAGCGCCTGTCTGATTGCAGCCCTGGCGCATGCGCCGATGGAGGGATTCGGGCAGGTCTCGGTGGCGGCACGCACTATCCTGGGCGTTGCCGTGGGAGCATCGATCACTCCGGCCCTGTTTGCCGAATTGCCGAAAATGGCCGCGTCGATTGCGCTGGTTCCGTTCTTTATCCTGCTGATCGCACTGGTCGGAGTGCCATTCTTCCGCAAGATTTGGGGCTTCGATACTACAACCGCTTTTTATGCTGCCATGCCCGGCGGGTTGCAGGACATGATCATCTTCGGATCCGAGGCGGGTGCCAATCCGCGCACGTTGTCGCTGATCCACGGCACACGCGTGCTGATCATAGTGACGTTGGCCCCGCTATTTCTGACTGTTTTCTATGGCGCTGAATTGACCAACCCAATCGGTGAACCCGCACACGCCCTGCCGGTTCACGAACTGGCCCTGATGGTGTTGGCCGCCTTTATCGGCTGGAAGGGCGGCGAGCGCATCGGTCTCTTCGGCGCGTCGATCCTGGGACCGATGATCCTGACAGCTGCTTTGTCACTCGGGGACTTCATCCATACCCGCCCCCCGCGCGAGGCCATCCTGGCCGCGCAATTCTTCATCGGTTGCGGAATCGGAGTGAAGTTTGTCGGTGTCACCTGGGTGGAATTGCGCAAGGTCGTGGCAGCGGGTTGCGCCTATGTGGTTGTCCTGGCCGTGTTGGCGGCGGCCTTCACTGCTGTTGTCACCACGTTAGGGCTTGGCAAGCCGGTCGAGGCGTTTCTGGCCTTCGCGCCCGGCGGGCAGGCCGAGATGACAGTTCTGGCCATCGTTTCAGGCGCGGACCTGGGCTTTGTGATCACTCACCATCTGACAAGGATTGTGCTGGTGATCATCGGCGCGCCCATCGCCGCCAATCTTATTCTACGGTGGTCCAAACCTCGGGGTTGA
- the ureC gene encoding urease subunit alpha yields MPGKIRRSDYASMFGPTVGDKVRLADTDLIIEVEKDLIVERATTARFSETGHREDVYGEEVKFGGGKVIRDGMGQSQATRAEGAVDTVITNALIVDHSGIYKADVGLKDGRIAKIGKAGNPDTQPGVDIIIGPGTEAIAGEGRILTAGGFDSHIHFICPQQIEDALHSGLTTMLGGGTGPAHGTLATTCTPGPWHIGRMLQAADAFPMNLAFAGKGNASLPAALEEQVKAGACALKLHEDWGTTPAAIDCCLSVADAMDVQVMIHTDTLNESGFVENTVAAIKGRTIHAFHTEGAGGGHAPDIIKICGEDHVLPSSTNPTRPFTVNTVEEHLDMLMVCHHLDKSIPEDVAFAESRIRRETIAAEDILHDMGAFSIIASDSQAMGRVGEVLIRTWQTADKMKKQRGRLPEETGENDNLRVRRYIAKYTINPAIAHGLSHEIGSIEEGKRADLVLWNPAFFGVKPDMVLLGGTIACAQMGDPNASIPTPQPVYSRPMFGAYGRSVEHSAITFVSEAAQADRIGDTLGLAKQTVAVQNTREIGKQDLLLNNATPHVEVDPETYEVRADGELLTCQPAEVLPMAQRYFMF; encoded by the coding sequence ATGCCGGGCAAGATCAGGCGGAGTGACTATGCCTCCATGTTCGGCCCCACGGTCGGCGACAAAGTACGATTGGCAGATACCGATCTGATCATCGAGGTAGAAAAAGACCTTATCGTGGAGCGCGCAACAACTGCGCGTTTTAGTGAAACCGGCCACCGCGAAGATGTCTATGGTGAAGAGGTCAAGTTCGGTGGCGGCAAAGTCATTCGAGATGGGATGGGGCAGTCTCAGGCCACGCGTGCCGAAGGTGCCGTGGACACTGTGATCACCAATGCTCTGATCGTGGATCACTCGGGCATCTACAAGGCGGATGTCGGTCTGAAGGACGGGCGCATCGCCAAGATCGGCAAGGCCGGAAATCCGGATACGCAACCCGGCGTAGACATCATCATCGGTCCGGGCACAGAGGCCATCGCGGGCGAAGGTCGCATCCTGACGGCTGGCGGGTTCGACAGCCATATTCACTTCATCTGCCCGCAACAGATCGAGGACGCGCTGCATTCTGGCCTGACGACCATGCTTGGCGGTGGCACCGGCCCGGCACATGGCACTCTGGCGACCACATGTACCCCCGGCCCGTGGCATATCGGCCGGATGTTGCAGGCGGCGGATGCTTTTCCCATGAATCTTGCTTTTGCAGGCAAGGGAAATGCTTCGCTTCCCGCTGCTTTGGAGGAACAGGTCAAAGCCGGGGCTTGTGCCCTGAAACTGCACGAGGACTGGGGTACGACCCCGGCGGCCATCGATTGCTGTCTTTCGGTCGCTGACGCGATGGACGTTCAGGTGATGATCCACACTGACACGCTCAACGAATCCGGGTTTGTTGAAAACACGGTTGCCGCGATAAAGGGTCGGACTATCCACGCTTTCCACACTGAAGGCGCGGGCGGCGGCCACGCACCAGATATTATCAAAATCTGCGGTGAGGACCATGTCCTGCCCTCCTCTACCAACCCCACGCGGCCTTTTACGGTGAACACGGTCGAGGAACATCTGGACATGCTGATGGTCTGCCATCACCTCGACAAATCCATCCCCGAGGACGTGGCTTTTGCTGAAAGCCGCATCCGGCGTGAGACCATCGCGGCTGAAGATATCCTGCACGACATGGGTGCGTTCAGCATCATTGCGTCCGACAGTCAGGCTATGGGCCGCGTGGGCGAAGTGTTGATCCGGACGTGGCAAACCGCCGACAAAATGAAGAAACAGCGCGGGCGCCTTCCCGAGGAAACAGGCGAAAACGACAACCTGCGCGTCAGACGCTATATCGCCAAATACACGATCAACCCGGCCATTGCCCATGGCCTGAGCCACGAGATTGGCAGTATCGAAGAAGGCAAACGTGCCGATCTCGTTTTATGGAACCCTGCCTTTTTTGGTGTGAAACCCGACATGGTTTTGCTGGGCGGTACGATTGCTTGTGCCCAAATGGGTGACCCAAACGCGTCGATCCCCACACCGCAACCAGTCTATAGCCGCCCGATGTTCGGGGCCTATGGCCGCTCGGTCGAGCATTCGGCAATCACATTTGTCTCTGAGGCCGCACAGGCCGACAGGATTGGCGATACACTGGGCTTGGCGAAGCAGACCGTCGCTGTCCAAAACACACGAGAGATTGGCAAACAGGATCTTTTGCTCAACAACGCGACGCCGCATGTCGAAGTTGATCCGGAAACCTATGAGGTCCGAGCAGACGGTGAATTGCTGACCTGCCAACCGGCCGAAGTGCTGCCGATGGCACAGCGATACTTTATGTTCTGA
- a CDS encoding D-2-hydroxyacid dehydrogenase family protein yields the protein MKVHILDDWFDTLRGLPCFERLNAHEVTVWTDHVEDLDILAKRLQEAQVLVLFRERTKVTHALLEKLPNLQLISQRSVYPHVDVPACTDQGVLLCSNMHSGTPSYAAAELTWALIMAGMRDLPAQMASVKAGHWQAGVGKTLRCRQLGLYGYGRIARAVAGYAEAFGMNVVWWSSDEGRSRAQADGARVAPSREAFFADSDVVSIHVRLKPDTRAIITASDFAQMQPGAIFVNTSRAGLIAPGALLEALNAGRPGKAAIDVFDSEPLTDATDPLLAHPNLIATPHIGFVTEDEFDLQFADIFDQVNAYADGAPIHMINPEVWTTVE from the coding sequence ATGAAAGTACACATTCTGGACGATTGGTTCGACACGCTGCGTGGGCTGCCATGTTTTGAGAGACTCAACGCTCATGAAGTGACGGTGTGGACGGATCATGTCGAGGATCTTGACATCTTGGCCAAGCGTTTGCAGGAGGCTCAAGTGCTGGTGCTGTTCCGAGAGCGAACCAAAGTCACTCACGCCTTGCTGGAAAAGTTGCCGAATTTGCAGCTGATCAGCCAGCGCAGCGTCTATCCCCATGTTGATGTGCCGGCCTGTACAGATCAGGGTGTTTTACTGTGTTCGAATATGCATAGCGGCACGCCGTCTTATGCTGCGGCGGAACTCACATGGGCGCTGATCATGGCTGGGATGCGGGATTTGCCCGCTCAGATGGCCTCGGTCAAGGCAGGGCACTGGCAGGCAGGGGTAGGCAAGACGCTACGCTGTCGTCAATTGGGGCTCTATGGTTACGGCCGTATCGCGCGTGCGGTTGCGGGTTATGCCGAGGCGTTCGGAATGAATGTCGTTTGGTGGTCGTCCGATGAAGGTCGGTCGCGTGCGCAAGCGGATGGCGCTAGGGTCGCGCCGAGCCGCGAGGCGTTTTTTGCCGATAGTGACGTTGTTTCGATCCATGTGCGCCTGAAACCGGACACGCGTGCGATCATTACCGCATCGGATTTTGCGCAGATGCAGCCCGGGGCGATCTTCGTGAACACTTCACGGGCCGGGCTGATTGCTCCGGGCGCTTTGCTTGAAGCGCTCAACGCCGGTCGCCCCGGCAAAGCCGCGATTGATGTATTCGATTCCGAGCCACTGACTGACGCGACCGATCCTTTGCTGGCACATCCCAACCTGATCGCGACGCCGCATATCGGTTTTGTGACCGAGGATGAGTTCGACCTGCAATTTGCCGATATCTTCGATCAGGTAAATGCGTACGCTGACGGCGCGCCGATCCACATGATCAACCCCGAGGTTTGGACCACCGTAGAATAA
- the tcuA gene encoding FAD-dependent tricarballylate dehydrogenase TcuA, whose protein sequence is MATQKEAYDIAVIGGGNAALCAAMTAAEAGARVLILETAPKPYRGGNSRHTRNFRCMHSSPLGPLVEEYSEDEYLSDLLKVTGGKTDKDLARLAIRTSEECLPWMEEHGVRFQPSLSGTLSLARTNAFFMGGGKSLVNAYYRTAAKLGVEVLYEAAVTHLELNGDRIEWVDFTCEGQSHRITPKAVIVASGGFQADTDWLTRAWGPAARNFLIRGTPYNRGVVLADLLDQGVESVGDPTQCHAVAVDGRAPKFDGGIVTRLDCVPFSIVVNKDAERFYDEGEDVWPKRYAIWGRLVAAQPDQVGYVIIDAKSLNLFMPSVFPPLKADTLGELAKAMGLPADKLTTTVAEFNAACGDTSGFHPTELDGVSTTGLTPPKTNWARPITEPPYYGYSLRTGVTFTYLGLKVDESAQCSMANGKIQNLWAAGETMAGSILGQGYLAGFGMTIGTVFGRIAGREAASYAN, encoded by the coding sequence ATGGCCACCCAAAAGGAAGCCTACGATATCGCTGTGATTGGCGGAGGTAACGCCGCCCTGTGCGCTGCGATGACCGCCGCCGAAGCAGGCGCGCGCGTTCTGATCCTTGAAACGGCGCCCAAACCCTATCGTGGCGGAAACTCGCGCCATACCCGAAACTTTCGCTGCATGCATTCCAGCCCTTTAGGCCCGCTGGTCGAGGAATACAGCGAAGACGAATACCTGTCAGATTTGCTCAAGGTTACCGGGGGTAAAACCGACAAAGATCTGGCGCGCCTCGCAATTCGCACGTCTGAGGAATGTCTTCCCTGGATGGAGGAGCACGGGGTTCGGTTCCAGCCCTCTTTGTCGGGGACGCTATCGCTGGCGCGGACGAATGCGTTCTTTATGGGCGGCGGTAAATCGCTGGTAAATGCCTATTACCGGACAGCAGCGAAGCTGGGCGTCGAAGTCCTGTACGAAGCCGCCGTCACGCATCTTGAATTGAACGGAGACCGGATTGAGTGGGTAGACTTCACCTGCGAAGGCCAATCCCATCGCATAACACCCAAAGCGGTCATCGTCGCATCGGGCGGCTTTCAGGCTGACACCGATTGGCTGACGCGTGCGTGGGGACCTGCGGCACGCAACTTCCTGATCCGGGGCACGCCCTATAACCGGGGTGTCGTGCTGGCCGATCTTCTGGATCAAGGCGTTGAGAGCGTCGGAGACCCGACCCAATGCCACGCCGTTGCCGTCGACGGGCGTGCTCCGAAATTCGATGGCGGCATCGTCACCCGCCTGGACTGCGTTCCATTCTCAATTGTTGTCAACAAAGATGCCGAGCGGTTCTATGACGAGGGCGAGGACGTGTGGCCAAAGCGTTACGCGATCTGGGGTCGCTTGGTCGCAGCCCAGCCGGATCAGGTGGGCTATGTGATCATTGATGCCAAATCGCTGAATCTGTTCATGCCGTCGGTTTTTCCGCCGTTAAAGGCGGACACGCTCGGGGAACTGGCCAAAGCGATGGGCCTGCCCGCCGATAAGCTGACCACGACCGTCGCAGAATTCAATGCCGCCTGCGGTGACACAAGTGGCTTTCATCCAACAGAATTGGACGGAGTTTCAACTACCGGCCTGACCCCACCCAAAACCAATTGGGCGCGCCCGATCACCGAACCTCCTTACTATGGCTACTCGCTGCGCACCGGTGTGACCTTCACCTATCTGGGGCTCAAGGTGGATGAATCTGCGCAATGTTCAATGGCAAACGGCAAAATCCAGAACCTCTGGGCGGCAGGCGAAACCATGGCTGGGTCGATTTTGGGGCAGGGTTATCTGGCCGGGTTCGGCATGACCATCGGAACCGTCTTCGGACGCATTGCAGGACGAGAGGCCGCTTCTTATGCGAACTGA
- the ureE gene encoding urease accessory protein UreE, whose protein sequence is MTALLCTARRYSDHMHDDTADCLSLTYDDRFLRRKVLTCESGEQILVDLAQTTSLDHGGALILDDGRAVEIQAAPEALLEVSAPDLARIAWHIGNRHTPCQIEKDRLLIQVDHVIRDMLLKIGATVREVHEPFTPEGGAYGHGRTHGHAH, encoded by the coding sequence ATGACCGCCCTGCTCTGCACCGCACGCCGTTACTCGGATCACATGCACGACGACACTGCCGATTGCCTGTCGTTGACCTATGACGATCGGTTTTTGCGCCGAAAGGTTTTAACATGCGAAAGCGGCGAACAGATTCTGGTCGACCTGGCTCAGACAACCTCACTGGATCACGGCGGCGCGCTGATCTTGGACGACGGGCGCGCGGTTGAAATCCAGGCCGCGCCCGAAGCCTTGCTGGAGGTCTCGGCTCCTGATCTGGCACGTATCGCATGGCATATCGGCAATCGCCACACGCCCTGCCAGATCGAAAAGGATCGTCTGTTGATCCAGGTCGATCATGTGATCCGAGACATGCTTTTGAAAATCGGGGCCACAGTACGTGAGGTGCACGAACCGTTCACCCCTGAAGGCGGAGCCTACGGCCACGGCAGGACACATGGCCACGCCCACTGA
- the tcuB gene encoding tricarballylate utilization 4Fe-4S protein TcuB → MRTELIQEARRQAEICNACRYCEGYCSVFPSLHAERAFSDGDITQLANLCHNCRGCYYACQYTAPHEFDLNLPKALAEVRRDSWESFAWPQPLARCFHSHGGAIALALVVGFALIFWAIRAIGSTGGEGFYSVLSHNAMVLIFAPAFLLPLFSIGISLRRYWHAVGGQPIQLGDLKAALSRTAKMQDLAAGHGEGCNFEDEDRFSQARRHVHHAIMYGFLLCFASTSVATIMHYGFDLHAPYGFWSLPKLFGVTGGVLLTAGCYMMVRLKQKSDRNLGDVSAWGGEIGFILLLGFVALSGLVLYAFGSSAVMPALLAVHLGSVLAFFLLTPYTKMAHGFYRVAALVRDAQRKRDVSVVR, encoded by the coding sequence ATGCGAACTGAACTGATACAGGAAGCCCGCCGTCAGGCTGAGATCTGCAATGCCTGCCGGTATTGCGAAGGCTATTGCTCGGTCTTTCCGTCGCTTCACGCTGAACGCGCGTTCTCGGACGGCGATATCACGCAATTGGCCAATCTCTGCCATAACTGCAGAGGATGTTACTATGCCTGCCAATATACGGCGCCGCATGAGTTCGACCTCAACCTGCCGAAGGCTCTGGCCGAGGTCCGGCGCGACAGTTGGGAAAGCTTCGCCTGGCCGCAACCTCTGGCGCGCTGCTTCCATAGCCATGGCGGGGCGATCGCTCTGGCTCTGGTCGTTGGCTTCGCGCTTATTTTTTGGGCCATTCGCGCGATCGGCTCGACCGGAGGCGAAGGCTTCTACTCTGTCCTCTCTCACAATGCGATGGTGTTGATTTTTGCTCCGGCATTCCTTCTGCCGTTGTTCAGCATTGGCATCAGCTTGCGGCGCTATTGGCACGCAGTTGGAGGCCAGCCGATCCAACTGGGCGACTTGAAAGCCGCGCTAAGTCGAACGGCCAAAATGCAGGACCTGGCTGCTGGCCACGGGGAGGGTTGCAATTTCGAGGACGAAGACCGTTTTAGCCAAGCTCGCCGCCACGTGCATCATGCGATCATGTACGGGTTTCTGCTGTGTTTTGCTTCGACTTCGGTGGCGACGATCATGCATTACGGGTTCGATCTGCACGCACCTTACGGGTTCTGGTCATTGCCGAAGCTGTTTGGAGTCACAGGGGGCGTTTTGCTCACTGCTGGCTGCTACATGATGGTCCGGCTGAAACAGAAGTCAGACCGCAATCTCGGCGATGTTTCAGCTTGGGGCGGAGAAATCGGATTTATATTACTGCTTGGGTTTGTAGCGTTGAGCGGGCTTGTTCTTTACGCTTTCGGTTCATCCGCAGTAATGCCTGCACTGCTTGCCGTCCATCTGGGGTCGGTTCTCGCGTTCTTCCTTCTTACGCCTTACACAAAAATGGCGCACGGTTTCTATCGGGTTGCTGCCCTTGTCAGGGATGCGCAACGAAAAAGAGATGTGTCGGTGGTCCGCTAG
- the ureG gene encoding urease accessory protein UreG, with the protein MSSMNGPLRVGIGGPVGAGKTTLTAALSETLRDVCSVGVITNDIYTQEDAEALMRLQVLPRDRIIGVETGGCPHTAIREDASINLAAVAEMRNRHPDLDIVLIESGGDNLSATFSPELADLTIYVIDVAAGEEIPRKGGPAITKSDILVINKTDLAPHVGASLEVMDRDAARMRKGRPFLFTSLRHKKGVGAIVDLLVKKGGLMIPERN; encoded by the coding sequence ATGAGCAGTATGAACGGCCCTCTTCGCGTCGGCATCGGTGGTCCGGTTGGAGCCGGAAAGACCACCTTGACGGCTGCCCTATCTGAAACCCTGCGCGATGTTTGTTCAGTGGGCGTTATCACCAATGATATTTACACCCAGGAAGACGCCGAGGCGCTGATGCGCTTGCAGGTCTTGCCAAGAGACAGGATCATCGGTGTCGAAACGGGGGGCTGCCCACATACAGCTATCCGTGAGGATGCATCGATAAACCTTGCAGCGGTTGCTGAAATGCGAAACCGGCATCCCGATCTTGACATCGTTCTGATCGAAAGTGGCGGCGACAACCTGTCGGCTACATTCAGTCCAGAACTCGCAGACCTTACAATCTATGTGATCGACGTCGCAGCAGGAGAGGAAATACCGCGAAAAGGCGGACCGGCAATAACGAAATCCGACATCCTGGTCATAAACAAGACCGATCTGGCGCCGCATGTTGGCGCTTCACTGGAGGTCATGGATAGAGATGCAGCCAGAATGCGCAAAGGGCGGCCCTTTTTGTTCACGTCCCTTCGTCACAAAAAAGGAGTCGGCGCAATTGTCGACCTTTTAGTGAAGAAGGGGGGGTTAATGATTCCAGAAAGGAATTAA
- a CDS encoding urease accessory protein UreF: protein MATPTEADILTLTQWLSPAYPVGGFAYSHGLEAAIDEGAVASSQDAEAWISDVLEHGSGWNDALFVVSAYNAQNNDELISVDTKARAICASSERKMETELLGQAFGTVTGDVWDLDIQQLSYPVSVGYAAHLQSLPILLTTQLYLQAFASNLVACATRLVPLGQTDAQKLIRNLTPLCAHIAGQAQMAGLDELSSTAFLTDIASMRHETQYSRIFRT, encoded by the coding sequence ATGGCCACGCCCACTGAAGCTGATATCCTGACGCTGACCCAGTGGTTGTCTCCGGCATATCCTGTGGGAGGCTTTGCTTATTCCCACGGGCTGGAAGCCGCAATTGACGAGGGGGCTGTCGCCAGTTCACAAGACGCCGAAGCCTGGATTTCTGATGTGCTGGAACATGGGTCGGGATGGAATGACGCTCTGTTCGTGGTGTCCGCTTACAACGCGCAGAACAATGATGAGCTTATCAGTGTTGATACCAAGGCACGGGCGATCTGTGCATCATCGGAAAGAAAAATGGAAACCGAATTGCTGGGGCAGGCATTCGGGACCGTCACAGGAGACGTCTGGGATTTAGACATCCAACAGCTTTCCTACCCAGTGTCCGTGGGCTATGCCGCGCATCTGCAGAGCCTTCCCATACTGTTAACGACACAGCTGTATCTACAAGCATTTGCAAGCAACTTGGTCGCGTGCGCAACGCGCCTTGTGCCGCTGGGGCAAACCGACGCTCAGAAACTGATCCGTAATTTGACACCGTTATGTGCTCATATCGCTGGACAAGCGCAAATGGCAGGCTTGGACGAATTGAGTTCGACTGCGTTCCTGACGGACATCGCGTCGATGAGACACGAAACACAGTATTCAAGGATATTCCGAACATGA
- a CDS encoding DUF1127 domain-containing protein — protein MAHSATQSHAGFSLPGLIASIGSSIYGALISVAEAQSRARQVEFLQSLSDEELKKRGLSRERIVHRVFSDSIWL, from the coding sequence ATGGCACACTCAGCAACACAATCACACGCAGGCTTTTCGCTGCCCGGTCTGATCGCGTCCATCGGATCATCAATCTACGGGGCTCTGATCAGTGTGGCCGAAGCTCAATCGCGCGCGCGGCAAGTCGAATTCCTGCAATCGCTCAGCGACGAAGAGTTGAAAAAACGGGGCCTATCACGCGAACGGATCGTGCATCGGGTGTTTTCGGATTCGATCTGGCTCTGA